A genomic stretch from Puntigrus tetrazona isolate hp1 unplaced genomic scaffold, ASM1883169v1 S000000008, whole genome shotgun sequence includes:
- the tlk1a gene encoding serine/threonine-protein kinase tousled-like 1 isoform X2, with protein sequence MEELHSLDPRRQELLEARFLGGVSGNTAGSTGSASGGTKTLTNNECSNHSFGSLGSSSDKESETPEKKHSESSRGRKRKADNQSESSQGKSVIRGPKISDYFDFQGGNGSSPVRGLPPVIRSPQNSHSHSAPGSSTRQSSSSPTSLCFVDSMISSRQMAVKSVQTDLTVIKLATIESNKNLDLEKKEGRIDDLLRANCDLRRQIDEQQKLLEKYKERLNKCITMSKKLLIEKSTQEKQACREKSMQDRLRLGHFTTVRHGASFTEQWTDGYAFQNLVKQQEWIIQQREEIERQRKLLAKRKPPSASSSQSPSTNSEPKQRKTKAVNGSENDPFLKPSLPQLLTLAEYHEQEEIFKLRLGHLKKEEAEIQAELERLERVRNLHIRELKRINNEDSSQFKDHPTLNERYLLLHLLGRGGFSEVYKAFDLIEQRYAAVKIHQLNKNWREEKKENYHKHACREYRIHKQLDHPRIVKLYDYFSLDTDTFCTVLEYCEGNDLDFYLKQHKLMSEKEARSIVMQIVNALRYLNEIKPPIIHYDLKPGNILLVDGTACGEIKITDFGLSKIMDDDNYGVDGMDLTSQGAGTYWYLPPECFVVGKEPPKISNKVDVWSVGVIFFQCLYGRKPFGHNQSQQDILQENTILKATEVQFPSKPVASNEAKAFIRRCLAYRKEDRFDVHQLGSDSYLLPHIRRASSSGALAPNSTSY encoded by the exons ATGGAGGAGCTGCACAGTTTGGACCCGCGCCGGCAGGAGTTGCTGGAGGCCAGATTTCTGGGCGGAGTCAGTGGCAACACAGCAGGCAGCACTGGCAGCGCTAGTGGAGGAACCAAA ACCTTGACAAACAACGAATGTTCCAATCACAGTTTTGGTAGCTTGGGCTCCTCCAGCGATAAAGAGTCGGAG ACTCCTGAAAAGAAGCACTCTGAATCATCACGGGGCAGGAAGAGGAAAGCTGACAACCAATCAGAGAGCAGTCAGg GGAAATCTGTCATTCGGGGACCCAAAATTAGTGATTATTTTGAT TTTCAGGGTGGTAATGGGTCCAGTCCAGTAAGAGGTCTACCACCAGTCATCCGTTCTCCCCAGAACTCACATTCCCACTCTGCACCAGGATCCAGT acccggcagagcagctcgtCTCCCACTAGTCTGTGTTTTGTGGACTCTATGATTTCTTCTAGACAGATGGCGGTCAAGAGTGTTCAG ACTGACCTGACTGTGATAAAACTGGCCACTATAGAGAGCAATAAGAACCTGGACCTGGAGAAGAAAGAGGGAAGGATAGACGATCTTCTGCGG GCAAACTGTGATCTTAGGAGACAAATTGATGAGCAGCAAAAGCTTCTAGAAAAGTACAAAGAACGTTTAAACAAGTGCATCACCATGAGCAAAAAACTTCTCATTGAGAAG AGCACACAGGAGAAGCAGGCGTGTCGGGAGAAGAGCATGCAGGATCGCCTGCGTTTGGGTCATTTCACCACTGTGAGACACGGAGCCTCGTTTACAGAGCAGTGGACCGACGGCTACGCCTTCCAGAACCTCGTCAA ACAGCAGGAATGGATCATTCAACAACGTGAAGAAAtcgagagacagaggaaactgTTAGCTAAGAGAAAACCCCCATCAGCCAGCAGCTCTCAGTCGCCCAGCACCAACTCTGAGCCTAAACAACGCAAGACCAAGGCTGTGAACGGCTCCGAGAACGACCCTTTCCTCAAACCCAGCCTTCCTCAGCT GCTAACTTTAGCTGAGTACCACGAGCAGGAGGAGATCTTCAAACTGAGACTCGGCCATCTGAAAAAG gagGAGGCAGAGATTCAGGCAGAGCTGGAGAGGTTGGAGAGGGTGCGAAATCTTCACATCCGAGAGTTGaaaagaataaacaatgaaGACAGTTCACA ATTCAAGGACCATCCCACCCTGAATGAGCGCTACCTGCTGTTACATCTGCTGGGCAGGGGGGGCTTCAGCGAGGTCTACAAG GCGTTTGACTTAATTGAGCAACGCTACGCTGCTGTGAAGATTCATCAGCTCAACAAAAACtggagagaggagaagaaagaaaactacCACAA ACATGCCTGTCGGGAATACAGAATACATAAACAGTTAGATCATCCCAGAATAGTTAAACTGTACGATTACTTTTCACTGGACACAGACAC GTTTTGTACGGTTTTGGAATACTGTGAAGGAAATGATCTGGATTTCTACTTGAAGCAGCACAAGCTGATGTCTGAGAAAGAAGCTCGCTCTATCGTCATGCAGATTGTTAATGCTTTACGATACCTGAACGAGATCAAGCCACCTATAATACACTATGACCTCAAACCCG GGAATATTTTACTGGTAGACGGGACTGCATGCGGAGAGATAAAGATCACAGATTTTGGACTGTCTAAAATCATGGACGATGACAACTACGGAGTAGATGGAATGGACCTGACCTCACAAGGAGCAGGCACTTACTG GTACTTACCCCCTGAGTGTTTTGTGGTGGGTAAAGAGCCTCCAAAGATCTCCAATAAGGTGGATGTCTGGTCTGTCGGTGTCATATTTTTCCAGTGCCTCTATGGAAGAAAG CCATTTGGCCATAACCAGTCCCAGCAGGACATCCTACAGGAGAACACCATCTTGAAAGCCACAGAGGTTCAGTTCCCTTCCAAACCAGTTGCCAGCAATGAGGCCAAg GCGTTCATCCGCCGGTGTCTAGCCTACAGGAAGGAGGACCGCTTTGATGTGCACCAGCTGGGCAGCGACTCCTACCTGCTGCCTCACATCAGACGGGCCAG
- the tlk1a gene encoding serine/threonine-protein kinase tousled-like 1 isoform X1 translates to MEELHSLDPRRQELLEARFLGGVSGNTAGSTGSASGGTKTLTNNECSNHSFGSLGSSSDKESEGSDGKRGSSPAYSTPEKKHSESSRGRKRKADNQSESSQGKSVIRGPKISDYFDFQGGNGSSPVRGLPPVIRSPQNSHSHSAPGSSTRQSSSSPTSLCFVDSMISSRQMAVKSVQTDLTVIKLATIESNKNLDLEKKEGRIDDLLRANCDLRRQIDEQQKLLEKYKERLNKCITMSKKLLIEKSTQEKQACREKSMQDRLRLGHFTTVRHGASFTEQWTDGYAFQNLVKQQEWIIQQREEIERQRKLLAKRKPPSASSSQSPSTNSEPKQRKTKAVNGSENDPFLKPSLPQLLTLAEYHEQEEIFKLRLGHLKKEEAEIQAELERLERVRNLHIRELKRINNEDSSQFKDHPTLNERYLLLHLLGRGGFSEVYKAFDLIEQRYAAVKIHQLNKNWREEKKENYHKHACREYRIHKQLDHPRIVKLYDYFSLDTDTFCTVLEYCEGNDLDFYLKQHKLMSEKEARSIVMQIVNALRYLNEIKPPIIHYDLKPGNILLVDGTACGEIKITDFGLSKIMDDDNYGVDGMDLTSQGAGTYWYLPPECFVVGKEPPKISNKVDVWSVGVIFFQCLYGRKPFGHNQSQQDILQENTILKATEVQFPSKPVASNEAKAFIRRCLAYRKEDRFDVHQLGSDSYLLPHIRRASSSGALAPNSTSY, encoded by the exons ATGGAGGAGCTGCACAGTTTGGACCCGCGCCGGCAGGAGTTGCTGGAGGCCAGATTTCTGGGCGGAGTCAGTGGCAACACAGCAGGCAGCACTGGCAGCGCTAGTGGAGGAACCAAA ACCTTGACAAACAACGAATGTTCCAATCACAGTTTTGGTAGCTTGGGCTCCTCCAGCGATAAAGAGTCGGAG GGATCAGATGGAAAAAGAGGAAGTTCTCCTGCGTATTCA ACTCCTGAAAAGAAGCACTCTGAATCATCACGGGGCAGGAAGAGGAAAGCTGACAACCAATCAGAGAGCAGTCAGg GGAAATCTGTCATTCGGGGACCCAAAATTAGTGATTATTTTGAT TTTCAGGGTGGTAATGGGTCCAGTCCAGTAAGAGGTCTACCACCAGTCATCCGTTCTCCCCAGAACTCACATTCCCACTCTGCACCAGGATCCAGT acccggcagagcagctcgtCTCCCACTAGTCTGTGTTTTGTGGACTCTATGATTTCTTCTAGACAGATGGCGGTCAAGAGTGTTCAG ACTGACCTGACTGTGATAAAACTGGCCACTATAGAGAGCAATAAGAACCTGGACCTGGAGAAGAAAGAGGGAAGGATAGACGATCTTCTGCGG GCAAACTGTGATCTTAGGAGACAAATTGATGAGCAGCAAAAGCTTCTAGAAAAGTACAAAGAACGTTTAAACAAGTGCATCACCATGAGCAAAAAACTTCTCATTGAGAAG AGCACACAGGAGAAGCAGGCGTGTCGGGAGAAGAGCATGCAGGATCGCCTGCGTTTGGGTCATTTCACCACTGTGAGACACGGAGCCTCGTTTACAGAGCAGTGGACCGACGGCTACGCCTTCCAGAACCTCGTCAA ACAGCAGGAATGGATCATTCAACAACGTGAAGAAAtcgagagacagaggaaactgTTAGCTAAGAGAAAACCCCCATCAGCCAGCAGCTCTCAGTCGCCCAGCACCAACTCTGAGCCTAAACAACGCAAGACCAAGGCTGTGAACGGCTCCGAGAACGACCCTTTCCTCAAACCCAGCCTTCCTCAGCT GCTAACTTTAGCTGAGTACCACGAGCAGGAGGAGATCTTCAAACTGAGACTCGGCCATCTGAAAAAG gagGAGGCAGAGATTCAGGCAGAGCTGGAGAGGTTGGAGAGGGTGCGAAATCTTCACATCCGAGAGTTGaaaagaataaacaatgaaGACAGTTCACA ATTCAAGGACCATCCCACCCTGAATGAGCGCTACCTGCTGTTACATCTGCTGGGCAGGGGGGGCTTCAGCGAGGTCTACAAG GCGTTTGACTTAATTGAGCAACGCTACGCTGCTGTGAAGATTCATCAGCTCAACAAAAACtggagagaggagaagaaagaaaactacCACAA ACATGCCTGTCGGGAATACAGAATACATAAACAGTTAGATCATCCCAGAATAGTTAAACTGTACGATTACTTTTCACTGGACACAGACAC GTTTTGTACGGTTTTGGAATACTGTGAAGGAAATGATCTGGATTTCTACTTGAAGCAGCACAAGCTGATGTCTGAGAAAGAAGCTCGCTCTATCGTCATGCAGATTGTTAATGCTTTACGATACCTGAACGAGATCAAGCCACCTATAATACACTATGACCTCAAACCCG GGAATATTTTACTGGTAGACGGGACTGCATGCGGAGAGATAAAGATCACAGATTTTGGACTGTCTAAAATCATGGACGATGACAACTACGGAGTAGATGGAATGGACCTGACCTCACAAGGAGCAGGCACTTACTG GTACTTACCCCCTGAGTGTTTTGTGGTGGGTAAAGAGCCTCCAAAGATCTCCAATAAGGTGGATGTCTGGTCTGTCGGTGTCATATTTTTCCAGTGCCTCTATGGAAGAAAG CCATTTGGCCATAACCAGTCCCAGCAGGACATCCTACAGGAGAACACCATCTTGAAAGCCACAGAGGTTCAGTTCCCTTCCAAACCAGTTGCCAGCAATGAGGCCAAg GCGTTCATCCGCCGGTGTCTAGCCTACAGGAAGGAGGACCGCTTTGATGTGCACCAGCTGGGCAGCGACTCCTACCTGCTGCCTCACATCAGACGGGCCAG
- the dcaf17 gene encoding DDB1- and CUL4-associated factor 17 isoform X2 → MCALPSACACTRPSRNSCSLLSSRSSGSCANDTGRLLGTNLKILRNIILQDGAEFTKVWSKTSKSLISYESGRIYFDNYRCCYSSLLPEPKQLYELPKAPKTEKIEDALLCQCPLDRVLPNASDQKSCLLVLTAQNWLCRLSADTGETLERVYLSSHFKFRSLDWDSSQETFYVKSVQSKQTTLERQAGVDNSILMRVAVFQVFPLELVGMLEINKKFRKEELALGQRCELKGIVGEAPYGIPVNIHIHECPPVLFEMSYFENGVQIGGHPWHYIYTPNHKRHRGTHHICSITDGALAKNGVQDMKCDSLEADWIFFHPGDSGRVVHAGPSTINVLRIMAESECDYKYEIVTDFSITAARDNRAPQVIVTSSGRAVKRRFQLLDDDPAQETFRMVKYEDELDLLAVVAITHTEDEGQAHLQLHDNKTGVLLKRVPLKEPWDVTYSHEVYFDRDTIIHTVQEKNNSFCCHVYKMKRRASDET, encoded by the exons ATGTGCGCGCTCCCGTCTGCATGTGCGTGCACGCGCCCCAGTAGAAACAGCTGCTCTCTCCTGAGTTCAAGATCCAGTGGATCCTGCGCCAATGACACCGGCAGATTACTGGGAACAAACCTTAAGATCCTCAGGAACATCATTCTCCAA GATGGTGCAGAATTCACAAAGGTTTGGAGCAAGACTTCCAAGTCCCTCATCTCCTATGAAAGTGGACGGATTTACTTTGATAATTACAGGTGTTGTTACAGCAG CCTTCTGCCTGAGCCAAAACAGCTGTATGAGCTCCCCAAAGCTCCCAAAACAGAGAAGATCGAAGATGCTTTATTATGCCAGTGCCCTCTA GACAGAGTTCTGCCAAACGCTTCAGACCAAAAATCATGTTTGCTGGTCCTGACGGCCCAAAACTGGTTATGTCGGCTCTCAGCTGACACAGGAGAAACACTAGAGCGGGTCTACCTTTCCTCGCATTTCAAATTCAG ATCTTTAGATTGGGACTCCTCACAGGAGACGTTTTATGTCAAATCTGTCCAGAGCAAACAGACGACTCTGGAAAGACAG gCTGGTGTTGATAATAGCATCCTCATGCGTGTGgctgtttttcaagtctttccACTGGAGCTTGTAGGAAtgctggaaataaataaaaaa tttagaAAAGAGGAGTTGGCTCTGGGGCAGCGGTGTGAGCTGAAAGGAATCGTGGGAGAAGCTCCATATGGTATTCCAGTCAACATTCACATTCATG AGTGTCCTCCCGTATTGTTTGAGATGTCATACTTTGAGAATGGAGTTCAGATCGGAGGTCATCCCTGGCACTACATCTACACCCCCAACCACAAGAGACACAGAGGAACCCATCATATCTGCTCTATCACAGACGGTGCGCTG GCTAAGAACGGCGTCCAGGACATGAAATGCGACTCTCTGGAAGCAGACTGGATCTTTTTCCACCCAGGTGACTCTGGTCGAGTTGTGCATGCTGGGCCCAGCACAATAAA TGTTCTTAGGATCATGGCCGAAAGCGAATGTGACTACAAGTATGAGATAGTCACAGACTTCTCCATCACCGCCGCTCGAGACAATAGA GCTCCTCAGGTGATCGTGACGTCTTCAGGCCGGGCGGTGAAAAGGAGATTCCAGCTGTTAGACGATGACCCTGCGCAGGAG ACATTCAGAATGGTGAAGTATGAAGATGAGCTTGATCTGTTGGCTGTGGTAGCCATCACTCACACCGAAGATGAAGGACAGGCCCATCTGCAGCTACATGACAATAAGACGGGGGTTTTATTGAAGAGAGTTCCTCTAAAAGAGCCATGGGATGTG accTACAGTCACGAGGTTTACTTCGATAGAGACACAATTATTCACACTGTCCAGGAGAAAAATAACTCATTCTGCTGCcatgtttataaaatgaagAGACGAGCTTCGGATGAAACATGA
- the dcaf17 gene encoding DDB1- and CUL4-associated factor 17 isoform X1 — protein MCALPSACACTRPSRNSCSLLSSRSSGSCANDTGRLLGTNLKILRNIILQDGAEFTKVWSKTSKSLISYESGRIYFDNYRCCYSSLLPEPKQLYELPKAPKTEKIEDALLCQCPLDRVLPNASDQKSCLLVLTAQNWLCRLSADTGETLERVYLSSHFKFRSLDWDSSQETFYVKSVQSKQTTLERQAGVDNSILMRVAVFQVFPLELVGMLEINKKVFGKTAMDVLLSQGVLAVSHSSKHVKLYSFEYIVNKFRKEELALGQRCELKGIVGEAPYGIPVNIHIHECPPVLFEMSYFENGVQIGGHPWHYIYTPNHKRHRGTHHICSITDGALAKNGVQDMKCDSLEADWIFFHPGDSGRVVHAGPSTINVLRIMAESECDYKYEIVTDFSITAARDNRAPQVIVTSSGRAVKRRFQLLDDDPAQETFRMVKYEDELDLLAVVAITHTEDEGQAHLQLHDNKTGVLLKRVPLKEPWDVTYSHEVYFDRDTIIHTVQEKNNSFCCHVYKMKRRASDET, from the exons ATGTGCGCGCTCCCGTCTGCATGTGCGTGCACGCGCCCCAGTAGAAACAGCTGCTCTCTCCTGAGTTCAAGATCCAGTGGATCCTGCGCCAATGACACCGGCAGATTACTGGGAACAAACCTTAAGATCCTCAGGAACATCATTCTCCAA GATGGTGCAGAATTCACAAAGGTTTGGAGCAAGACTTCCAAGTCCCTCATCTCCTATGAAAGTGGACGGATTTACTTTGATAATTACAGGTGTTGTTACAGCAG CCTTCTGCCTGAGCCAAAACAGCTGTATGAGCTCCCCAAAGCTCCCAAAACAGAGAAGATCGAAGATGCTTTATTATGCCAGTGCCCTCTA GACAGAGTTCTGCCAAACGCTTCAGACCAAAAATCATGTTTGCTGGTCCTGACGGCCCAAAACTGGTTATGTCGGCTCTCAGCTGACACAGGAGAAACACTAGAGCGGGTCTACCTTTCCTCGCATTTCAAATTCAG ATCTTTAGATTGGGACTCCTCACAGGAGACGTTTTATGTCAAATCTGTCCAGAGCAAACAGACGACTCTGGAAAGACAG gCTGGTGTTGATAATAGCATCCTCATGCGTGTGgctgtttttcaagtctttccACTGGAGCTTGTAGGAAtgctggaaataaataaaaaa GTGTTTGGTAAGACTGCTATGGATGTGCTGCTGTCACAGGGAGTGTTAGCTGTATCACACAGCTCAAAACACGTCAAACTTTACAGTTTTGAGTACATTGTTAATAAG tttagaAAAGAGGAGTTGGCTCTGGGGCAGCGGTGTGAGCTGAAAGGAATCGTGGGAGAAGCTCCATATGGTATTCCAGTCAACATTCACATTCATG AGTGTCCTCCCGTATTGTTTGAGATGTCATACTTTGAGAATGGAGTTCAGATCGGAGGTCATCCCTGGCACTACATCTACACCCCCAACCACAAGAGACACAGAGGAACCCATCATATCTGCTCTATCACAGACGGTGCGCTG GCTAAGAACGGCGTCCAGGACATGAAATGCGACTCTCTGGAAGCAGACTGGATCTTTTTCCACCCAGGTGACTCTGGTCGAGTTGTGCATGCTGGGCCCAGCACAATAAA TGTTCTTAGGATCATGGCCGAAAGCGAATGTGACTACAAGTATGAGATAGTCACAGACTTCTCCATCACCGCCGCTCGAGACAATAGA GCTCCTCAGGTGATCGTGACGTCTTCAGGCCGGGCGGTGAAAAGGAGATTCCAGCTGTTAGACGATGACCCTGCGCAGGAG ACATTCAGAATGGTGAAGTATGAAGATGAGCTTGATCTGTTGGCTGTGGTAGCCATCACTCACACCGAAGATGAAGGACAGGCCCATCTGCAGCTACATGACAATAAGACGGGGGTTTTATTGAAGAGAGTTCCTCTAAAAGAGCCATGGGATGTG accTACAGTCACGAGGTTTACTTCGATAGAGACACAATTATTCACACTGTCCAGGAGAAAAATAACTCATTCTGCTGCcatgtttataaaatgaagAGACGAGCTTCGGATGAAACATGA
- the mettl8 gene encoding LOW QUALITY PROTEIN: mRNA N(3)-methylcytidine methyltransferase METTL8 (The sequence of the model RefSeq protein was modified relative to this genomic sequence to represent the inferred CDS: inserted 2 bases in 1 codon) encodes MRGFLGLTVRAVRQYSGRPPAPLGARILSNPEHVFQHNTWDHVQWTEEETEKARQRAEENSKEKIPIEEQSKYDTEAHKYWERFYEMHQQKFFKNRNWLFNEFPELLPPDAAGMCSPEHVEAFPGQHAAFRILEVGCGAGNSVFPIISSIRGSKAFLYCCDFSSRAIELIQEHPDYDPAVCHAFVQDICDTTSPFPFPXESLDIILVVFVLSAIHPARARDVVKALAGFLKPGGIMLFKDYGRYDLSQLRFKKGQCLSENFYTRQDGTCVYFFTKDEVHHLFSNAGLEELQNLEDRRLQVNRVKKLVMHRVWIQSKYRKPRLTSAADSDLEELG; translated from the exons ATGAGGGGCTTCTTGGGGCTGACCGTCCGTGCTGTGAGGCAGTACAGCGGAAGACCACCCGCGCCGCTGGGAGCAAGAATCCTCTCCAACCCCGAACACGTCTTCCAGCATAACACGTG GGATCACGTGCAGTGGACAGAGGAGGAGACGGAGAAAGCCCGGCAAAGAGCAGAGGAGAACTCTAAAGAGAAGATTCCTATAGAAGAGCAAT CCAAATATGACACAGAAGCTCATAAGTACTGGGAACGATTTTATGAGATGCACCAGCAGAAGTTCTTCAAAAACCGAAACTGGCTCTTTAATGAATTCCCGGAGCTCCTCCCTCCAGACGCCGCAGGGATGTGCAGCCCGGAGCATGTGGAGGCATTCCCTGGACAACACGCTGctttcaggatactggag GTGGGCTGTGGTGCAGGTAACAGTGTGTTTCCCATCATCAGCTCCATCAG GGGCAGTAAGGCGTTTCTGTACTGCTGTGACTTCTCATCCCGAGCTATTGAGCTCATCCAG GAGCACCCAGACTATGACCCTGCGGTGTGTCACGCATTTGTGCAGGACATTTGTGACACAACCTCCCCGTTTCCCTTCCC TGAGAGTCTGGACATTATTCTGGTGGTCTTTGTGCTCTCTGCCATCCACCCAGCACG AGCTCGAGACGTTGTGAAGGCTTTGGCTGGATTCCTGAAGCCGGGGGGAATCATGCTGTTCAAAGACTACGGCAGATACGATCTGTCACAACTAAGATTTAAAAAAG GTCAGTGTTTGTCTGAAAACTTCTATACGCGCCAGGACGGAACCTGCGTGTATTTCTTCACAAAAG ATGAGGTCCACCATTTGTTTTCTAATGCCGGTTTGGAGGAGCTTCAGAATCTGGAAGACAGAAGACTGCAGGTAAACAGAGTAAAGAAGCTGGTAATGCACAGAGTGTGGATACAGAGCAAATACAGGAAGCCTCGTCTGACTTCAGCGGCAGACTCGGATCTGGAAGAACTGGGCTAA
- the LOC122332327 gene encoding plasma membrane ascorbate-dependent reductase CYBRD1: MEDYKHFLLLFTLALALGFASIASALTWALRYREGLGWDGGAAEFNWHPLLMVIGFIFLQGIAIVVYRLPWTWRCSKQMMKLIHAGLNVLAFFLAVISVVAVFDFHNAKNIPNMYSLHSWIGLAAVILYPAQIVIGIAVYLIPVTPVYVRAALMPIHIYSGLFIFTSGIATALMGITEKLIFSLKSPGYKDSPPEAVLVNVLGLLIVAFGGLVLWIATRPSWKRPKEGDAQTVSYNSSSPGNVKMARTDQESSLEARRRNGKAEESG, encoded by the exons ATGGAGGACTACAAGCACTTCTTGCTTCTCTTCACCCTGGCTCTGGCGCTCGGGTTCGCGTCGATCGCCTCGGCTTTGACCTGGGCTTTGCGCTACAGAGAGGGGCTCGGCTGGGACGGAGGAGCCGCTGAGTTTAACTGGCACCCGCTCTTAATGGTGATCGGGTTTATCTTTCTTCAAGGAATCG CAATAGTAGTGTACAGGCTGCCATGGACCTGGAGGTGCAGCAAGCAGATGATGAAGCTCATCCACGCCGGGCTGAACGTTCTCGCCTTCTTCTTGGCTGTCATATCTGTGGTGGCCGTGTTCGATTTCCACAACGCAAAGAACATCCCCAATATGTACAGTCTGCACAGCTGGATTGGCCTGGCTGCTGTCATACTCTACCCAGCTCAG ATAGTTATAGGCATTGCGGTCTATCTGATTCCTGTAACTCCAGTGTATGTGCGTGCTGCTCTCATGCCTATACACATCTACAGCGGCCTGTTCATCTTCACCAGTGGAATAGCCACAGCTCTCATGGGCATCACAGAGAAACTCATATTTAGCCT GAAGAGCCCTGGTTATAAAGACTCTCCGCCGGAAGCTGTTTTGGTAAACGTCCTCGGGCTCCTCATCGTCGCGTTTGGCGGTCTCGTTCTCTGGATCGCTACCCGTCCTTCTTGGAAGAGGCCAAAAGAAGGAGACGCACAGACTGTGAGCTATAACAGCTCAAGCCCAGGGAACGTGAAGATGGCCAGGACCGACCAAGAGTCCAGTCTCGAGGCACGCAGACGCAACGGAAAAGCAGAAGAATCCGGATGA